A stretch of the Gemmatimonadales bacterium genome encodes the following:
- a CDS encoding DUF47 family protein has translation MRLLPRDEKFFDLFTAVATFTVEAAGLQQELLKVDGNRRGAIVDQIKRLEHQADQVTHDVVTRLDRVFITPLDREDIHLLASRLDDVIDLIDGTARRLQMFRAGTAPEGALLIAEVIARATVQLQVAVGALEKNASGVVLEACVQVKRLEEEGDSLYHEWLGCLFEGSPDALTVIKWKEIYDNLEKTLDYIEDASNVLESISIKHA, from the coding sequence ATGCGGCTCCTGCCCCGGGACGAAAAGTTCTTCGATCTCTTCACCGCGGTTGCCACCTTCACGGTGGAGGCCGCCGGTCTGCAGCAGGAGCTGCTCAAGGTGGACGGCAACCGCCGCGGGGCCATCGTCGACCAGATCAAGCGGCTGGAGCACCAGGCAGACCAGGTCACCCACGACGTGGTGACCCGGCTCGACCGGGTCTTCATCACGCCGCTCGACCGGGAGGACATCCACCTGCTGGCCTCCCGCCTGGACGACGTGATCGACCTGATCGACGGCACCGCACGGCGGCTCCAGATGTTCCGGGCCGGAACGGCGCCGGAGGGTGCCCTGCTCATCGCCGAGGTGATCGCCCGAGCCACGGTCCAGCTGCAGGTGGCGGTCGGGGCGCTGGAGAAGAACGCGTCCGGCGTGGTGCTCGAGGCCTGCGTGCAGGTGAAACGGCTGGAAGAGGAGGGGGACTCGCTTTACCACGAATGGCTCGGGTGCCTGTTCGAGGGATCGCCGGACGCGCTGACGGTGATCAAGTGGAAGGAGATCTACGACAACCTGGAGAAGACCCTCGACTACATCGAGGACGCGAGCAACGTGCTGGAATCCATCTCCATCAAGCACGCCTGA